From a single Flavobacteriales bacterium genomic region:
- a CDS encoding DUF4255 domain-containing protein — MIDKALITLRSEANAYLSLKNGVTEDKIVLSNVATENGGWAIPEDKLGMSLVKVEEERVFKDQKMAHRNSKGQFDFYNPELKFNLYVLVTANFPNGDTDATSSKYTEGLKQLSHIITFFQQKHVFTPANTPTMAASELEKLIVELYYYGFEQQDNLWTVIGAKYLPSVLYRVRVVRVQEAAVKEQGPPISDISLNLLGS, encoded by the coding sequence ATGATTGACAAAGCCCTTATTACGCTTAGGAGTGAAGCGAATGCCTACCTTTCATTGAAGAATGGTGTAACGGAAGACAAAATCGTCTTGTCGAACGTTGCCACCGAGAACGGAGGATGGGCGATTCCCGAGGACAAACTCGGGATGTCGCTGGTGAAGGTGGAGGAGGAGCGCGTATTCAAAGACCAGAAGATGGCCCACCGCAACAGCAAGGGTCAGTTCGATTTCTACAACCCCGAACTCAAGTTCAATCTCTATGTGTTGGTGACCGCCAATTTTCCCAATGGCGATACCGATGCAACCAGTTCAAAATATACGGAAGGACTCAAACAGCTTTCCCACATCATCACTTTCTTCCAGCAAAAGCATGTGTTCACCCCTGCCAACACGCCAACCATGGCGGCAAGCGAACTGGAAAAGCTGATCGTTGAACTTTACTATTACGGCTTTGAACAGCAGGATAACCTGTGGACCGTGATAGGGGCGAAGTACCTGCCCTCGGTCCTGTACCGGGTTCGGGTGGTGCGTGTACAGGAAGCGGCTGTCAAGGAACAGGGCCCTCCGATCTCCGATATTTCACTCAACTTACTCGGAAGCTAA
- a CDS encoding discoidin domain-containing protein: MGVYRTLFRADLQHSYYTDGYARGLQLVPHSDTQLTFRNGRMLWKKWPTGFKLTYESPADTQDPVINMGRDQLFVFGLFNEDPHFLSVTDLNVRQETPVNPATNQAEGKTATASSEQNGTDTADKAVDGNANSFWRSGDADDQWWQVDLGAVYRCVEIQLKWKKKAKEFQLMVSEDGRRWASLLHETDNNSNNHNVTGLAAPARYVRVQCDESDDNSGFGFKEVEVYADTQIDIVPWTSGKIIYYRNTPASASHDTDAPEQVVHDLLDRIVPESFVFAYTVDSFVDTVVQVTDPVGNTFMLTGPDDNTATIKPGNDGVYRHPVFLKNKPEGLYQFTVKTTDEVTTLGSQKIYFNNQFAVKPVLGIVEFLYQSAQDEMYGDPEYYGLVFNRKETFWKYHVINKSGQLDFTDAELEIQDESGDSGDPYLVYEFIKGKLLESNPDLNGLDSITFNSRRPIPIFQSPKLSLELKNTAATDPVIISNLPNAAVPGQHEQESNIYIYV, from the coding sequence ATGGGCGTCTACAGGACATTGTTCAGGGCCGACCTGCAACACAGCTACTATACCGACGGCTATGCCCGCGGGCTCCAGCTGGTGCCGCACAGTGATACACAACTGACTTTCCGCAACGGAAGGATGCTCTGGAAAAAGTGGCCCACCGGTTTCAAACTCACGTATGAAAGTCCGGCCGATACACAAGATCCCGTGATCAACATGGGACGCGACCAGCTGTTTGTGTTCGGCCTGTTCAACGAAGACCCGCATTTCCTCAGCGTCACCGACCTGAACGTGCGACAGGAAACGCCGGTGAACCCCGCCACCAATCAGGCGGAAGGAAAAACCGCTACCGCATCTTCCGAGCAGAACGGAACCGATACCGCCGATAAAGCCGTGGATGGCAACGCCAATTCGTTCTGGAGAAGCGGCGACGCAGACGATCAATGGTGGCAGGTAGACCTGGGTGCCGTGTACCGCTGCGTTGAGATCCAGCTTAAATGGAAGAAAAAGGCAAAGGAGTTTCAGCTGATGGTTTCGGAAGACGGTCGTCGCTGGGCGTCGCTGTTGCACGAAACCGACAACAATTCCAACAATCATAATGTGACCGGCCTTGCGGCACCCGCCCGCTACGTGCGCGTGCAATGCGATGAATCCGATGACAACAGCGGATTCGGTTTTAAAGAAGTGGAAGTGTATGCCGATACACAGATCGACATCGTTCCCTGGACGTCGGGCAAAATCATCTATTACAGAAATACACCGGCCTCGGCTTCCCATGATACGGATGCTCCCGAGCAGGTCGTGCATGACCTGCTCGACCGGATCGTACCCGAATCGTTCGTGTTCGCTTACACGGTTGACAGCTTCGTGGATACCGTGGTTCAGGTGACCGATCCCGTTGGCAACACATTCATGCTCACCGGCCCGGATGACAACACGGCCACCATCAAGCCCGGCAACGACGGCGTATACCGCCACCCCGTATTCCTGAAGAACAAACCCGAAGGTTTGTACCAGTTCACCGTGAAAACCACCGATGAGGTGACCACCCTGGGCAGTCAGAAAATCTATTTCAATAACCAGTTCGCCGTGAAGCCCGTGTTGGGTATTGTGGAGTTCCTGTACCAGTCGGCACAGGACGAGATGTACGGCGATCCGGAATACTACGGCCTTGTCTTCAACCGCAAGGAAACCTTCTGGAAATACCATGTGATCAACAAATCCGGACAGCTCGACTTCACCGATGCCGAACTGGAAATACAGGATGAAAGCGGTGACTCGGGAGATCCTTACCTGGTTTACGAATTCATCAAAGGCAAGCTGTTGGAAAGCAACCCCGACCTGAACGGACTCGACAGCATCACCTTCAATTCCCGACGACCCATTCCCATTTTCCAGAGCCCCAAGCTGAGCCTGGAACTCAAAAATACCGCTGCCACCGATCCGGTGATTATTTCCAATCTACCCAATGCCGCCGTGCCGGGACAGCATGAACAAGAATCGAACATTTACATCTATGTATAA
- a CDS encoding phage tail protein — protein MPLFDPPVGFHFLVRFEGLLLNPKYIGIPDLGFKEVSGINADISTEEYHEGGENRFKHRLPQPATYQNLVMKRGLLIGSQLMQWFKESTENFSFEPSDITVVLLNGDHIPLQAWNFIQAYPVKWQIAELNATDAQILIETVEFSYQYFRRIDPTDLLPF, from the coding sequence ATGCCACTGTTTGATCCACCCGTAGGTTTTCACTTTCTGGTACGCTTTGAAGGGTTGCTTCTCAACCCCAAGTACATCGGAATTCCCGATCTCGGCTTCAAAGAGGTCAGCGGGATCAATGCCGATATTTCTACGGAAGAGTATCATGAAGGTGGCGAAAACCGTTTCAAACATCGGTTGCCGCAACCGGCGACTTACCAGAACCTGGTCATGAAACGTGGACTCCTCATCGGGTCCCAGTTGATGCAATGGTTCAAGGAAAGCACCGAGAACTTCTCATTCGAACCTTCGGATATCACCGTTGTATTGCTGAACGGCGACCACATTCCGTTGCAGGCCTGGAACTTCATCCAGGCTTACCCCGTGAAGTGGCAGATCGCCGAGTTGAATGCAACCGACGCGCAGATACTCATTGAGACCGTAGAGTTTTCTTACCAGTATTTCCGGCGCATTGATCCCACCGATCTGCTGCCGTTCTAA
- a CDS encoding phage tail sheath family protein, whose translation MATVIKTPGVYIQEISKLPASVAPVATAIPAFIGYTERRVKDGKTLAPNVPVRITSFPEYEEIFGGGESEALDVTIQDKLSGPGGTLISRVINVSQSAPSTHNMYYALQMYFANGGGPCWIVSINPEPFAFPVAAFSKDDFEDGLAAIKKVDEATLLLMPETSEGLDADDHYEMAQQMLSQCALLQDRFTIIDAHANDAATVDASNTLGTDNLKYGAVYHPYLNSSIIVEYADADVTITHTTEDGNTNPPGAFDGLALDDLDSAGANTNLAIYNVIKSEISKQAKVQLSPGTSIAGIYARVDRERGVWKAPANVSIRNVVQPSVVVSAEEQENLNVNAVSGKSINAIRTFAGKGILVWGSRTLAGNDNEWRYVPVRRLFIFVEESVKKATEFSVFEPNDANTWKRVKGMIENFLVKLWREGALAGAKPEQAFYVNVGLGETMTPVDILEGRMNVEIGMAAVRPAEFIILKFSHKLQES comes from the coding sequence ATGGCAACAGTAATCAAAACCCCTGGGGTATACATCCAGGAAATCTCAAAACTACCGGCATCGGTCGCTCCGGTGGCCACGGCCATACCCGCGTTCATCGGTTATACCGAGCGCAGGGTGAAGGATGGCAAAACGCTTGCCCCCAATGTTCCGGTCCGCATCACTTCTTTCCCCGAATACGAAGAGATCTTCGGCGGCGGCGAATCCGAAGCACTGGACGTGACCATCCAGGACAAACTATCAGGTCCCGGCGGCACCCTCATCAGCAGGGTGATCAACGTGAGCCAGTCGGCACCTTCCACCCACAACATGTACTATGCCCTGCAAATGTACTTTGCCAACGGCGGCGGTCCGTGCTGGATCGTTTCCATCAACCCGGAACCATTTGCGTTCCCGGTGGCTGCATTCAGCAAGGATGATTTTGAAGACGGACTGGCCGCCATCAAGAAAGTAGATGAGGCCACGCTTCTCCTGATGCCCGAAACATCGGAAGGACTTGATGCCGACGATCACTACGAAATGGCACAACAGATGCTTTCCCAATGTGCCCTGCTGCAAGACCGCTTCACCATCATTGACGCACATGCCAATGATGCGGCCACGGTGGATGCATCCAACACACTTGGTACCGACAACCTGAAATACGGTGCGGTGTACCACCCCTATCTCAATTCGTCCATCATCGTTGAATACGCCGATGCGGATGTAACCATCACTCACACCACGGAAGATGGCAACACCAACCCTCCGGGTGCATTCGACGGCCTTGCGCTGGATGACCTGGACAGCGCAGGTGCCAACACCAACCTGGCAATATACAACGTGATCAAATCCGAGATCAGCAAGCAGGCCAAGGTGCAGCTCTCTCCCGGAACATCCATCGCCGGTATCTATGCCCGCGTGGATCGTGAGCGGGGTGTATGGAAAGCACCTGCAAATGTGAGCATACGCAATGTAGTTCAACCCAGCGTAGTGGTTTCCGCCGAAGAGCAGGAAAACCTGAACGTGAACGCCGTCAGCGGTAAGTCCATCAATGCCATCCGCACATTCGCCGGAAAAGGCATCCTCGTCTGGGGATCACGTACGCTGGCAGGTAACGACAACGAGTGGCGCTATGTGCCCGTTCGCCGCCTCTTCATTTTCGTGGAAGAGTCTGTGAAAAAAGCCACCGAATTCTCGGTGTTCGAACCCAACGATGCAAACACATGGAAACGTGTGAAAGGCATGATCGAGAACTTCCTCGTGAAGCTGTGGCGCGAAGGCGCCCTGGCCGGTGCCAAGCCCGAACAGGCATTTTATGTGAATGTCGGACTGGGAGAAACCATGACACCGGTGGACATCCTGGAAGGACGCATGAACGTGGAGATCGGTATGGCTGCCGTTCGTCCGGCGGAGTTCATCATCCTGAAGTTCTCTCACAAATTACAGGAATCATAA
- a CDS encoding phage tail protein, translating into MAINYPVTAFHFQVEWGGQRIGFTEVSGLSIELQSIDYREGSSLEYQVTKMPGIPKYSAITLKRGIFQGDNEFFQWLNTVKLNSIERRDLTISLLNEEHAPIVTWKVKDAWPSKVEGPSLNSTGNEVAVESIELQHEGLTIEFA; encoded by the coding sequence ATGGCAATCAATTATCCAGTTACCGCCTTCCATTTTCAGGTAGAATGGGGTGGCCAACGAATCGGCTTCACTGAAGTGTCAGGCCTGTCGATCGAACTGCAATCCATCGACTACCGCGAAGGTTCATCACTGGAATATCAGGTGACCAAAATGCCGGGCATCCCGAAGTATTCCGCCATCACCCTCAAGCGTGGTATTTTCCAGGGCGACAATGAATTCTTCCAATGGCTCAACACCGTTAAGCTGAACAGCATCGAAAGACGCGATCTCACCATCAGCCTGCTGAATGAAGAGCACGCCCCCATCGTAACCTGGAAAGTGAAAGATGCATGGCCTTCAAAGGTGGAAGGACCCAGCCTGAACTCAACCGGCAACGAAGTGGCCGTTGAATCCATCGAGCTCCAGCACGAAGGTCTGACAATCGAATTTGCGTAA
- a CDS encoding LysM peptidoglycan-binding domain-containing protein, protein MALTDIFSELDGLAKMTIDAYPDEEYNDGDEVATFQVMYNPNTYSQEFRNNYERPTTQGNTGTLVFTHTEPESVTFEFLFDATGASVSGTSNIADQVLKDKQTDNAIRDFIGVTYTRSGDTHQPNFLKLRWGAFEFRGLLETATVTHKLFNLDGNPIRSTVNCTFRKHTSLQEQAAQDRKSSPDLTHYRLVNAGDTLPRIAKKIYGDPALYLEIARVNKLVNFRNLKVGQRLILPPIDKTS, encoded by the coding sequence ATGGCCCTGACCGACATATTCAGCGAACTGGATGGCCTCGCCAAAATGACCATCGACGCGTACCCCGATGAGGAGTACAACGATGGCGATGAGGTGGCCACCTTCCAGGTGATGTACAACCCCAATACGTACAGCCAGGAGTTCCGGAACAATTACGAACGCCCCACCACGCAGGGCAACACCGGCACGCTGGTGTTCACCCATACCGAGCCCGAAAGCGTAACGTTCGAGTTCCTGTTCGATGCCACCGGCGCGTCCGTTTCAGGTACGTCCAACATCGCCGATCAGGTGCTGAAGGACAAGCAGACCGACAACGCCATCCGCGATTTTATCGGCGTGACATATACACGCTCCGGCGATACCCACCAGCCCAACTTCCTGAAGTTGCGTTGGGGTGCGTTTGAATTCCGCGGACTGCTGGAAACGGCAACGGTCACCCACAAACTGTTCAACCTCGACGGAAACCCGATCCGGTCCACCGTCAACTGCACGTTCCGCAAACACACATCCCTGCAGGAACAGGCAGCGCAGGACAGGAAGTCCTCTCCCGACCTTACCCACTACCGGCTGGTGAATGCAGGCGATACACTGCCGCGCATCGCCAAAAAGATCTACGGCGACCCCGCTTTATACCTGGAGATTGCAAGGGTGAACAAACTGGTCAACTTTCGCAACC
- a CDS encoding phage tail sheath family protein, producing the protein MAFPKTPGVYIEEVSTLPPSVAAVETAIPAFIGCTEVADKNGVAGALDRVPTRITNMLEYVQYFGGPFSEDAAITVTIEDDMDGGAEVVNRTITATVGTASAFKMYYALQHFFANGGGPCYIVSVGDYSGSTVNVAKSKLMNGLTDIEKIDEPTLYVFPDHSTVANYKDVYDAALAQCEKLKDRFVIMDYKSETGDPFADGTAFRNSGISSDNLKYGAVYYPYLKTTLSYGYDESLLTVAHNEVNPANTGALDGDTVAAIKASNPDVYRAIIAKLAALQVTLPPSPAMAGIYARVDNDRGVWKAPANVGVFAVVGPTIKITKEQQESLNVDATSGKSVNALRAFPGKGTLVWGARTLAGNDNEWRYVPVRRLFIFVEESVKKATEFSVFEPNDANTWLRVKTMIENFLSKLWRDGALAGAKPDQAYFVKVGLGVTMSAQDILEGRMNIEIGLAAVRPAEFIVLKFSHKLQQS; encoded by the coding sequence ATGGCTTTCCCAAAAACCCCCGGCGTTTACATCGAAGAGGTGAGTACCCTGCCGCCTTCGGTTGCGGCGGTTGAAACAGCAATACCGGCTTTCATCGGTTGTACCGAGGTCGCCGACAAGAACGGTGTGGCCGGTGCGCTCGACCGCGTGCCGACCCGCATCACCAACATGCTCGAATATGTGCAATACTTCGGAGGCCCCTTCTCCGAGGATGCCGCGATCACTGTCACCATCGAAGATGACATGGACGGCGGTGCCGAAGTGGTGAACCGCACCATCACGGCCACCGTGGGTACGGCATCTGCATTTAAAATGTACTATGCACTGCAGCATTTCTTTGCCAACGGCGGCGGTCCGTGTTACATCGTGAGCGTGGGCGACTATTCCGGCTCAACCGTGAATGTGGCCAAGTCGAAACTGATGAACGGCCTGACCGACATCGAGAAGATCGACGAACCCACCTTGTACGTGTTCCCGGATCATTCGACCGTGGCCAACTACAAGGATGTGTATGATGCAGCCCTGGCGCAATGCGAGAAACTGAAAGACCGCTTTGTGATCATGGATTACAAAAGCGAGACCGGTGATCCCTTCGCAGACGGAACGGCTTTCCGCAATTCAGGCATCAGTTCCGATAACCTGAAGTATGGTGCGGTTTATTATCCTTACCTGAAAACAACCCTGTCTTATGGCTATGATGAAAGCCTGCTGACTGTTGCCCATAACGAAGTGAATCCTGCCAATACAGGTGCACTCGACGGAGATACCGTAGCAGCGATCAAAGCTTCCAACCCGGACGTTTACCGTGCCATCATCGCCAAGCTGGCAGCCTTGCAGGTGACCCTGCCGCCATCTCCGGCCATGGCGGGTATCTATGCACGTGTAGATAACGATCGCGGTGTGTGGAAAGCACCCGCCAACGTGGGAGTGTTCGCCGTGGTAGGTCCAACCATCAAGATCACCAAAGAACAGCAGGAGAGCCTGAACGTGGATGCCACCTCGGGAAAATCCGTCAACGCTTTGCGCGCATTCCCCGGCAAAGGAACCCTGGTATGGGGCGCCCGCACACTGGCAGGTAACGACAACGAATGGCGCTATGTGCCCGTTCGTCGCCTTTTCATTTTCGTGGAAGAGTCGGTGAAGAAGGCAACGGAGTTTTCCGTGTTCGAACCGAACGATGCCAACACCTGGCTGCGCGTGAAAACCATGATCGAGAATTTCCTTTCCAAACTGTGGAGAGACGGTGCCCTCGCCGGTGCCAAACCCGATCAGGCGTACTTTGTGAAGGTAGGTCTTGGCGTGACCATGTCGGCGCAAGACATCCTGGAAGGACGCATGAACATCGAGATCGGCCTCGCCGCTGTGCGCCCGGCTGAATTCATCGTGCTGAAATTCTCGCACAAACTGCAACAATCATAA
- a CDS encoding phage tail sheath family protein has protein sequence MPEYKTPGVYVEEISTLPASIAPVATAIPVFIGYTAQALRNGEDITDVPTRVTSLLEFEQWFGGPKNETFVLRVKDTTVEDVDNPGTFLFSSREYEVTLPAESSYKLYYHMQMYFNNGGGPCYIVSVGSTSAGSPGKAALKDGLEKAEMEDEITLITIPEAVTLVDADIKELYDAALAQCNKLQDRFTIMDVIADNANTVKEDGDDFRDNNVGSTYLKYGAAYYPLLETTLNFAYDASALKVNRTVNGGYNAAQDFAGSVITLDASAANQDSLEDIRETATEAYGKLVTEIRKIKVEVYPCSSIAGTYARVDRDRGVWKAPANVSLRSVKEPAVLVSSDEQEDLNVDATSGKSINAIRTFAGKGVLVWGARTLAGNDNEWRYVPVRRLYIFVEESTKKATEFVVFEPNDANTWLKVKTMIENFLVKLWRDGALAGAKPEDAFFVKVGLGETMTALDILEGRMNIEIGMAAVRPAEFIILKFSHKLQES, from the coding sequence ATGCCTGAATACAAAACGCCCGGCGTATATGTGGAAGAGATCTCCACCCTTCCGGCCTCGATAGCCCCCGTGGCGACCGCCATTCCCGTGTTTATCGGCTATACCGCCCAAGCCCTGCGTAACGGGGAAGACATCACAGATGTACCCACGCGTGTGACCTCTTTGCTCGAATTCGAACAATGGTTCGGCGGACCTAAGAATGAGACTTTCGTCTTGAGGGTAAAGGATACCACCGTGGAAGATGTTGATAATCCGGGTACCTTTTTGTTCTCCTCTCGCGAGTACGAAGTGACCCTGCCCGCGGAAAGCAGCTATAAGTTGTACTACCACATGCAGATGTATTTCAACAACGGGGGCGGCCCGTGCTACATCGTTTCCGTAGGTAGCACAAGCGCAGGCTCTCCAGGTAAAGCTGCATTGAAAGACGGACTTGAGAAAGCCGAAATGGAAGATGAGATCACTCTTATCACCATTCCTGAGGCAGTGACCCTGGTTGACGCCGATATCAAGGAATTGTACGATGCGGCGCTGGCACAGTGCAACAAACTGCAGGACCGCTTCACCATCATGGATGTGATCGCAGACAACGCCAATACCGTGAAGGAAGACGGCGATGATTTCCGCGACAACAACGTGGGCAGCACCTACCTGAAGTACGGTGCGGCTTATTACCCGCTGCTCGAAACCACACTCAATTTTGCGTACGATGCTTCGGCACTCAAAGTGAACCGCACGGTGAATGGCGGCTACAACGCTGCACAGGATTTTGCCGGTTCCGTCATCACCCTGGATGCATCCGCTGCCAACCAGGATTCTTTGGAAGACATCCGGGAAACAGCCACCGAAGCCTACGGCAAACTGGTGACCGAGATCCGCAAAATCAAAGTTGAAGTCTATCCCTGCAGTTCCATTGCAGGAACCTATGCCCGCGTAGACCGCGACCGCGGTGTGTGGAAAGCACCCGCAAACGTAAGTCTGCGCTCTGTGAAAGAACCCGCCGTGCTGGTTTCTTCCGATGAACAGGAAGACCTGAACGTGGATGCCACCAGCGGTAAATCCATCAATGCCATCCGCACCTTTGCAGGCAAGGGTGTGCTGGTGTGGGGCGCGCGCACATTGGCGGGTAACGACAACGAATGGCGTTATGTGCCGGTACGTCGTCTCTACATCTTCGTGGAAGAATCTACCAAGAAAGCCACCGAGTTCGTGGTGTTCGAACCCAACGATGCCAATACCTGGCTGAAGGTGAAAACCATGATCGAGAACTTCCTCGTGAAGCTCTGGCGCGATGGTGCCCTTGCAGGTGCCAAACCCGAAGATGCATTCTTCGTGAAGGTGGGCCTGGGAGAAACCATGACCGCACTCGATATCCTGGAAGGACGCATGAACATCGAGATCGGTATGGCAGCTGTTCGTCCGGCAGAGTTCATCATCCTGAAATTCTCACATAAACTTCAAGAGTCCTGA